A genome region from Acinetobacter lwoffii includes the following:
- the leuB gene encoding 3-isopropylmalate dehydrogenase, whose protein sequence is MSKQILILAGDGIGPEIVKAAEQVLTRVNEKFNLDLTWEQGLLGGAAIDAHGSPYPEVTSEQAKKADAILLGAVGGPKWDTIERSIRPERGLLKLRSELNLFANLRPAILYPQLADASSLKPEIVAGLDILIVRELTGGIYFGQPRGIRELENGEKQGYNTDVYSESEIKRIAKVAFEMANLRGGKVCSVDKANVLEVTELWKQTVTALKDAEYPEINLSHMYVDNAAMQLVRAPKQFDVIVTSNLFGDILSDEAAMLTGSIGMLPSASLDENGKGMYEPCHGSAPDIAGQNLANPLATILSVAMMLRYTFREEAAAKAIEDAVGQVLDQGLRTADIMSEGMQKVGTVEMGQAVVAALN, encoded by the coding sequence ATGTCTAAACAAATTTTGATTTTAGCTGGTGACGGCATCGGCCCTGAAATTGTAAAAGCCGCAGAGCAAGTACTCACACGCGTAAATGAAAAATTTAATCTTGATTTGACATGGGAACAGGGCTTACTCGGTGGTGCAGCCATTGATGCTCATGGTTCACCGTATCCTGAAGTGACTTCTGAACAGGCCAAAAAAGCCGATGCGATTCTACTCGGTGCCGTGGGTGGTCCAAAATGGGATACGATTGAGCGTTCAATCCGTCCAGAACGTGGTTTATTGAAATTGCGTAGCGAACTGAACCTGTTTGCTAACTTGCGCCCAGCGATTCTTTATCCGCAACTGGCTGATGCTTCAAGCTTAAAACCTGAAATCGTGGCGGGTCTGGATATTCTGATTGTGCGTGAATTAACGGGTGGTATTTACTTCGGTCAGCCACGTGGTATCCGTGAACTGGAAAATGGTGAGAAGCAAGGCTACAACACCGACGTTTATTCAGAGTCTGAAATCAAGCGTATCGCCAAAGTCGCTTTTGAAATGGCCAACTTGCGCGGTGGTAAAGTGTGTTCAGTGGATAAAGCTAACGTGCTTGAAGTAACTGAGCTGTGGAAACAGACAGTGACTGCGCTGAAAGATGCCGAATATCCTGAAATTAATTTATCGCACATGTATGTCGACAATGCTGCGATGCAGCTGGTGCGTGCGCCAAAGCAGTTTGACGTGATTGTCACCTCGAATCTGTTCGGTGATATCCTGTCTGATGAAGCTGCGATGTTGACCGGTTCAATCGGCATGTTGCCATCGGCATCTCTGGATGAAAATGGCAAGGGCATGTATGAGCCTTGTCATGGTTCTGCACCAGATATCGCCGGTCAAAACCTGGCAAATCCATTAGCGACGATTCTTTCGGTGGCGATGATGTTGCGTTATACCTTCCGTGAAGAAGCGGCTGCTAAAGCGATTGAAGATGCAGTA
- the leuD gene encoding 3-isopropylmalate dehydratase small subunit: protein MKAYTVEQGIVAPLDRANVDTDLIIPKQFLKSIKRTGFGDNLFDELRYLDEGYPGQDNSVRPINPDFVLNQPRYQGASILISRANFGCGSSREHAPWALSEYGFRTVIAPSFADIFFNNCFKNGMLPVILAEDIVEQLFKECAADEGYQLTIDLQAQEVRTPAGESFKFEVDPFRKHCLLNGLDDIGLTLQVADDIRAYEEKTKQSRPWVFAEIHG from the coding sequence ATGAAAGCTTATACCGTTGAACAAGGTATCGTTGCACCTTTAGACCGTGCCAATGTCGATACAGATTTAATTATTCCAAAACAGTTTTTGAAATCGATCAAACGTACCGGTTTTGGTGACAATTTATTTGATGAATTACGTTATTTAGATGAAGGTTATCCAGGGCAGGACAATTCAGTTCGTCCGATCAATCCGGACTTTGTCTTGAACCAGCCACGTTATCAGGGTGCGTCTATTTTAATTTCACGTGCCAACTTTGGATGTGGTTCTAGCCGTGAACATGCGCCGTGGGCTTTGAGTGAATACGGTTTCCGTACTGTTATTGCGCCAAGCTTTGCCGATATTTTCTTTAATAACTGTTTTAAAAACGGTATGTTGCCCGTGATTTTGGCTGAAGATATTGTTGAGCAGTTATTTAAGGAATGTGCGGCAGATGAAGGTTATCAATTAACCATTGACTTGCAGGCACAAGAAGTTCGCACCCCTGCAGGTGAAAGCTTTAAGTTTGAAGTTGATCCATTTCGCAAGCATTGCCTGTTAAATGGTCTGGATGATATTGGCTTAACTTTGCAGGTGGCGGATGATATTCGTGCCTATGAAGAAAAAACCAAACAATCGCGTCCTTGGGTATTTGCCGAAATTCATGGATAA
- the leuC gene encoding 3-isopropylmalate dehydratase large subunit: protein MAGATQTAKTLYDKLWDDHLVTQRDDGSALLYIDRHLLHEVTSPQAFEGLQLAGRKPWRLSANIATPDHNVPTSKKEREQGVAGIEDETSRIQVQTLDDNCKTFNIVEFDINDIRQGIAHVVGPEQGLTLPGMTVVCGDSHTATHGAFGCLAHGIGTSEVEHVLATQCLVQKKMKNMLVRVDGKLGQGVTPKDVVLAIIGKIGTAGGTGHAIEFGGQVFRDMSIEGRMTVCNMAIEAGARVGMVAVDEKTIEYVKGRPYAPTADQWDQAVAYWNTLHSDDDAYFDTVVVLQGEEIEPQVSWGTSPEMVIPVSQAVPTLEQAKDDVQRNDWNRAYQYMGLNAGQALADIQLDRVFIGSCTNSRIEDIRAAAEVIKGRKVASSIKQAMVVPGSGLVKAQAEAEGLDKVFVEAGFEWREPGCSMCLAMNADKLQPGEHCASTSNRNFEGRQGNGGRTHLVSPAMAAAAAIAGHFVDVRSF, encoded by the coding sequence ATGGCAGGCGCAACCCAAACAGCAAAAACATTATATGATAAATTGTGGGACGACCATTTAGTAACGCAACGTGATGATGGTTCTGCCTTACTGTACATCGACCGTCACTTATTACATGAAGTGACTTCTCCACAGGCCTTTGAAGGTTTGCAATTGGCCGGGCGCAAGCCATGGCGTTTAAGCGCTAACATTGCTACACCGGATCATAACGTACCGACCTCGAAAAAAGAGCGTGAGCAGGGCGTAGCCGGAATTGAAGATGAAACCTCGCGCATTCAGGTGCAAACCTTGGATGATAACTGCAAGACCTTTAATATTGTTGAATTTGATATTAACGATATCCGTCAGGGCATCGCGCATGTAGTTGGGCCGGAGCAGGGCTTGACCTTACCGGGCATGACCGTGGTATGTGGTGATTCGCATACAGCAACCCATGGTGCTTTTGGCTGCTTGGCGCATGGGATCGGGACATCCGAAGTTGAACATGTATTGGCGACCCAATGCCTGGTTCAAAAGAAGATGAAAAACATGCTGGTGCGTGTTGATGGCAAATTAGGTCAGGGTGTAACACCAAAAGATGTGGTCTTGGCGATTATTGGCAAGATCGGTACCGCAGGCGGTACTGGTCACGCGATTGAATTTGGCGGTCAGGTCTTCCGTGACATGTCTATCGAAGGTCGTATGACTGTGTGTAATATGGCGATCGAAGCCGGTGCCCGTGTCGGCATGGTGGCTGTCGATGAAAAAACCATTGAGTATGTTAAAGGCCGTCCGTATGCGCCGACTGCAGATCAGTGGGATCAGGCTGTTGCTTACTGGAATACTTTACATTCAGATGATGACGCATACTTTGACACGGTTGTTGTATTGCAAGGTGAAGAAATCGAGCCACAAGTGTCTTGGGGTACTTCCCCTGAGATGGTGATTCCGGTCTCTCAAGCAGTACCGACTTTAGAACAAGCCAAAGATGATGTACAACGCAATGACTGGAACCGTGCTTATCAATATATGGGCTTAAATGCAGGTCAGGCATTAGCAGACATCCAGTTAGATCGTGTATTTATCGGTTCATGTACCAATTCGCGTATTGAAGATATCCGCGCTGCAGCTGAAGTAATCAAAGGTCGTAAAGTCGCATCTTCAATCAAACAGGCGATGGTGGTTCCGGGTTCTGGTCTGGTCAAAGCTCAGGCAGAAGCGGAAGGTCTGGACAAGGTATTTGTCGAGGCGGGCTTCGAGTGGCGTGAACCTGGCTGTTCAATGTGTCTGGCGATGAATGCTGACAAGTTACAACCAGGCGAGCATTGTGCCTCGACTTCGAACCGTAACTTTGAAGGTCGTCAGGGCAATGGCGGTCGTACTCATCTGGTGAGTCCAGCCATGGCAGCCGCTGCTGCGATTGCAGGTCACTTTGTTGATGTTCGTTCATTTTAA